A genomic segment from Fodinicola acaciae encodes:
- a CDS encoding PHP domain-containing protein has translation MTEPRDALADLKRIAFLLEKAGESTYRVRAFRSAATAIAGRTDLAERAANGTLKEIKGVGEVTARCIAESVAGEEPVYLRRMEATGGEPVAAGGERIRAALRGDCHSHTDASDGGSPLTEMVIAAVELGHEYLVVTDHSPRLKVANGLSAERLRKQLDQIAKVNEAVAPFRVLTGIEVDINEDGTLDQEEELLAELDVVVASVHSKLRMPADEMTPRMLAAVSNPHVDILGHCTGRQVKGKSRPESQFDAKQVFAACADAGVAVEINCRPDRLDPPKRLLRLAIEAGCLMSIDSDAHAPGQLDWQPYGCERAALSGAPVERIVNTWPVDDLLAWSRERRLPA, from the coding sequence ATGACCGAACCGCGCGATGCGCTCGCAGACCTGAAGCGCATCGCGTTTCTGCTCGAGAAGGCCGGCGAGTCGACGTATCGCGTCCGGGCCTTCCGGTCCGCCGCGACCGCGATCGCCGGGCGTACGGACCTGGCCGAGCGTGCCGCGAACGGCACGCTGAAGGAGATCAAAGGCGTCGGCGAGGTGACCGCGCGGTGCATCGCCGAGTCGGTGGCCGGCGAGGAGCCGGTCTACCTGCGCCGGATGGAGGCCACCGGCGGCGAGCCGGTCGCTGCCGGCGGAGAGCGCATCCGCGCCGCGCTGCGCGGTGACTGCCACAGCCACACCGACGCCTCCGACGGCGGCTCGCCGCTGACCGAGATGGTGATCGCGGCGGTCGAGCTCGGCCACGAGTATCTGGTCGTCACCGACCACTCGCCGCGGCTGAAGGTGGCCAACGGCCTGTCCGCCGAGCGGTTGCGCAAGCAGCTCGACCAGATCGCCAAGGTCAACGAGGCGGTCGCGCCGTTTCGCGTACTGACCGGGATCGAGGTCGACATCAACGAGGACGGCACGCTCGACCAGGAGGAAGAGTTGCTGGCCGAGCTCGATGTCGTCGTGGCCTCGGTGCACAGCAAGCTGCGGATGCCGGCAGACGAGATGACGCCGCGGATGCTCGCCGCGGTGTCCAATCCGCACGTCGACATCCTCGGCCACTGCACTGGCCGGCAGGTGAAGGGCAAGAGCCGGCCGGAGTCGCAGTTCGACGCGAAGCAGGTCTTCGCGGCCTGCGCCGACGCGGGTGTCGCGGTGGAGATCAACTGCCGGCCGGACCGGCTGGACCCGCCGAAGCGGCTGCTCCGGCTGGCGATCGAGGCCGGCTGCCTGATGTCGATCGACTCCGACGCGCACGCGCCGGGACAGCTGGACTGGCAGCCGTACGGTTGCGAGCGCGCGGCGCTCAGCGGCGCGCCGGTGGAGCGGATCGTGAACACCTGGCCGGTCGACGACCTGCTGGCCTGGAGCCGCGAGCGCCGCCTGCCGGCCTGA
- a CDS encoding tRNA adenosine deaminase-associated protein — translation MAEPDDGLGGFALVVVRTEGVWSVRRLSDELIDDLDGLIDALTEGNPAASSFVIVNVDDEFFAILREGSGEQPRILLSDVTAAADYDLAAELLDLLGEEQPEDLSDVWPAGDRGILADYGLNDLELGAILADLDLYADEMVSAIAHRLGFAAEYSTAVDLGPVR, via the coding sequence ATGGCCGAACCGGACGACGGGCTCGGGGGCTTCGCGCTCGTCGTGGTGCGTACGGAAGGTGTCTGGTCGGTGCGGCGTCTCTCCGACGAGTTGATCGACGACCTGGACGGTCTGATCGACGCGCTCACGGAAGGCAACCCGGCGGCGAGCTCGTTCGTCATCGTGAACGTGGACGACGAGTTTTTCGCGATCCTGCGGGAAGGCAGCGGTGAGCAGCCGCGGATCCTGTTGTCCGACGTGACCGCCGCCGCCGACTACGACCTCGCCGCGGAGCTGCTCGACCTGCTCGGCGAGGAACAGCCGGAGGACCTCAGCGACGTGTGGCCGGCCGGCGATCGCGGCATTCTCGCCGATTACGGACTCAACGACCTGGAGCTCGGTGCCATCCTCGCCGACCTCGACCTCTACGCCGACGAGATGGTGTCGGCCATCGCGCACCGGCTCGGCTTCGCCGCGGAATACTCGACCGCGGTGGATTTGGGCCCGGTCCGATGA
- a CDS encoding tyrosine-type recombinase/integrase: MANTRRPNGSSSIYLGKNGNWHGRVTVGVKDNGKPDRRHIERKTQASVIKAVRQLEKERDAGRVRKPGKLWTVAEWLTHWVETIAATHVRENTLAGYRVAVNIHLIPGIGAHRLAKLEPEHLEKLYARMMRNGSAAGTAHQAHRTIRTALNEAMRRGHVTRNVATLAKAPRPGDVEVEPYSVDEVKRLLEAAGRDRNSARWAVALALGLRQGEALGLKWSDVDLETGTLVVRRARQRPRWKHGCVTPCGKKFGGYCPDRRPLRTETADTKSRAGRRSMGLPDALIALLRTHRAEQEAERAKAGQLWTEGGWLFATPTGGPLNPRTDWSDWKRLVARAGLRDARLHDARHTAATVLLILGVSDRAVMGIMGWSDSGMAKRYQHITAPVRQDIARRVGAMLWSVGESPGTETERAS; encoded by the coding sequence ATGGCAAACACCCGTCGCCCGAATGGCAGTTCAAGCATTTACCTCGGCAAGAATGGCAATTGGCACGGCCGCGTCACGGTCGGTGTGAAGGACAACGGAAAGCCTGACCGGCGGCATATCGAGCGCAAAACTCAGGCATCGGTCATCAAGGCTGTACGCCAGCTGGAGAAAGAGCGCGACGCCGGCCGCGTACGTAAGCCTGGAAAGCTGTGGACGGTCGCAGAATGGTTAACGCACTGGGTGGAGACAATCGCGGCAACGCACGTCCGCGAAAACACGCTGGCCGGATATCGCGTGGCTGTGAACATCCATTTGATTCCGGGAATCGGCGCGCACCGACTCGCGAAGCTGGAGCCGGAGCACCTTGAAAAGTTGTACGCGCGCATGATGAGGAACGGCAGCGCGGCCGGTACGGCACACCAGGCGCATCGAACGATTCGTACGGCGTTGAACGAGGCGATGCGGCGTGGACACGTCACGCGCAATGTCGCGACTCTCGCCAAGGCACCCCGGCCAGGTGACGTTGAAGTCGAGCCGTACTCGGTTGATGAAGTGAAACGCCTGCTTGAGGCGGCCGGCCGCGACCGGAACAGCGCTCGGTGGGCCGTGGCGCTGGCTCTCGGCCTGCGCCAGGGCGAAGCGCTCGGTTTGAAGTGGTCGGATGTCGACCTGGAAACGGGGACGTTGGTGGTACGGCGCGCTCGACAGCGTCCCCGCTGGAAGCACGGATGCGTCACGCCGTGCGGCAAGAAGTTCGGCGGCTACTGTCCCGATCGTCGGCCGCTCCGAACGGAGACGGCTGATACGAAGTCGCGCGCGGGTCGCCGGAGCATGGGCCTGCCGGACGCGTTGATAGCCCTTCTGCGTACCCATCGCGCGGAGCAGGAAGCAGAACGGGCCAAGGCAGGCCAGCTGTGGACTGAGGGAGGTTGGTTGTTCGCCACGCCGACCGGCGGCCCGCTGAATCCGCGCACCGACTGGTCGGACTGGAAGCGGCTGGTCGCGAGAGCCGGTCTGCGTGACGCGCGGCTGCATGATGCGAGGCACACGGCCGCGACCGTACTTCTCATCCTCGGCGTATCCGACCGGGCCGTGATGGGGATCATGGGCTGGTCGGATTCCGGCATGGCGAAGCGCTACCAGCACATCACCGCGCCAGTCCGACAGGACATCGCACGGCGGGTCGGCGCGATGCTCTGGAGCGTGGGCGAGAGCCCCGGAACTGAGACGGAGCGAGCCTCGTAG
- a CDS encoding excisionase family DNA-binding protein, whose product MFSEQQTGRRIVLTVEEAAEQLGIGRTLMYALVKSGEVESVSIGRLRRIPNDALHSYVDRMRGIMSNAAGKVA is encoded by the coding sequence ATGTTTTCCGAGCAGCAGACCGGTCGTCGGATCGTCCTCACCGTCGAGGAGGCAGCCGAACAGCTTGGCATCGGCCGCACGCTGATGTACGCGCTCGTCAAGAGCGGCGAAGTGGAGTCAGTGAGCATCGGCCGGCTTCGCCGCATCCCCAACGACGCTCTCCATTCCTACGTCGATCGCATGCGCGGCATCATGAGCAACGCCGCTGGAAAGGTGGCGTGA
- a CDS encoding prephenate dehydrogenase, with protein sequence MADDQRFGHRPKISVLGLGLIGGSLLLRLRELGYEVSAYDIDARTREAAGAAGSVAEAVDGAAIAVVAVPLPAMEEVLARLGHFDGVLTDVTSVKRRPAELVAKVLPEVRYVGGHPMSGTERSGFAAADPGLFTGRAWVLCLDEGTKIDDWLALADVYTGLGARVVPATAAEHDEVVAAISHLPHLVANGIAVGADAPLALGLAAGSFRDGTRVAATRAELTAAMCGGNSEALAARLDALIAELSEARRLLDAPDPIAALTPWLARGQRVRADWPPAAGDERTEAATAEGLLALGREGGWVTAVLSTVADNGQSVSTVRPVGR encoded by the coding sequence ATGGCTGACGATCAGCGTTTTGGCCACAGGCCAAAGATCAGCGTGCTGGGGCTGGGATTGATCGGCGGGTCGCTGCTGCTGCGGTTGCGCGAGCTTGGTTATGAGGTCAGCGCGTACGACATCGACGCGCGTACGCGAGAAGCCGCGGGCGCGGCCGGCAGCGTGGCGGAGGCGGTCGATGGAGCCGCCATCGCGGTGGTCGCGGTGCCGCTGCCGGCGATGGAAGAGGTGTTGGCGCGGCTCGGCCACTTCGACGGCGTACTGACCGACGTGACCTCGGTGAAGCGACGGCCGGCCGAGTTGGTGGCGAAGGTGTTGCCAGAGGTTCGCTATGTCGGCGGCCATCCGATGTCCGGCACGGAGAGGTCCGGCTTCGCGGCGGCCGACCCGGGCCTGTTCACCGGTCGCGCGTGGGTCCTGTGCCTGGACGAAGGCACGAAGATCGACGACTGGCTCGCGCTGGCGGACGTATATACCGGTCTCGGCGCTCGCGTCGTGCCGGCGACCGCGGCCGAGCACGACGAAGTGGTCGCGGCGATCAGCCATCTGCCGCATCTCGTCGCCAACGGCATCGCGGTCGGCGCCGATGCGCCGCTCGCACTTGGCTTGGCGGCCGGGTCGTTTCGCGACGGTACGCGCGTGGCGGCAACGCGCGCGGAGCTGACCGCCGCGATGTGTGGTGGCAATTCGGAGGCATTGGCGGCTCGGCTGGATGCGCTGATCGCGGAGTTGTCCGAGGCACGGCGGCTGCTCGACGCGCCGGATCCGATCGCCGCGCTGACGCCGTGGCTGGCCCGCGGCCAACGCGTACGCGCCGACTGGCCGCCAGCAGCCGGTGACGAGCGGACCGAGGCGGCGACCGCCGAGGGTTTGCTGGCCCTCGGCCGGGAGGGTGGTTGGGTGACCGCCGTGTTGAGTACGGTGGCCGATAACGGACAGTCGGTGTCGACCGTCCGGCCCGTTGGCCGATGA
- a CDS encoding LacI family DNA-binding transcriptional regulator — protein MAERIRDIRDVARAAGVSVGTVSNVLNRPDLVAPATRERVERVIARSGFVRNASARQLRQGRTRTIGLVVHDVMNPFFAEVARAAEDAAVERGYLLYLCNSAGSAEKESAYLRALLEQQVSGVLLSPLREMPDVVTTLRSRGTPVVLVDRASDRPDQCSTAVDDVHGGDLAASHLLAAGCTRIGLVTGPWTTRQFADRRAGVRRALRRAKLPVREHLREVIVPEMMTPAAGERAAGELLTSWTPDGIFCANDVLALGVLRGLLHHGVRVPRDVAVVGYDDIELASAAPVSLTSVRQPTAEVSRRAGELLLDECDHPADHRHQQLVFKPELVVRESTHG, from the coding sequence ATGGCCGAACGCATTCGCGACATCCGCGATGTCGCACGGGCCGCCGGCGTCTCGGTCGGCACGGTGTCCAACGTGCTCAACCGGCCGGACCTGGTCGCGCCGGCTACCCGGGAACGGGTCGAGCGGGTCATCGCGCGGTCCGGCTTCGTCCGCAACGCCTCCGCGCGGCAGCTGCGGCAGGGACGTACGCGCACGATCGGTCTGGTCGTGCACGACGTGATGAACCCGTTCTTCGCCGAGGTCGCGCGCGCTGCCGAGGACGCGGCGGTGGAGCGCGGATACCTTCTATACCTGTGCAACAGCGCCGGCTCCGCCGAGAAGGAGTCCGCCTACTTGCGCGCGCTGCTCGAGCAGCAGGTCAGCGGCGTGCTGCTGTCGCCGTTGCGCGAGATGCCGGACGTTGTGACGACGCTCCGGTCGCGCGGCACGCCGGTCGTACTCGTGGACAGGGCCAGCGATCGGCCGGACCAGTGCTCGACCGCGGTGGACGACGTGCACGGCGGCGATCTGGCCGCCAGCCATCTGCTCGCGGCGGGTTGTACGCGGATCGGCCTGGTGACCGGGCCGTGGACGACGCGGCAGTTCGCCGACCGGCGCGCCGGCGTACGGCGTGCGCTGCGGCGCGCGAAGCTGCCGGTGCGCGAGCACCTGCGCGAGGTGATCGTGCCGGAGATGATGACGCCGGCGGCCGGCGAGCGCGCGGCCGGTGAGCTGCTGACGAGTTGGACGCCGGATGGCATCTTCTGCGCCAACGACGTGCTGGCACTCGGTGTGCTGCGTGGCCTGCTGCATCACGGCGTACGCGTGCCGCGTGACGTGGCCGTCGTCGGCTATGACGACATCGAGCTGGCGTCGGCGGCACCGGTGTCGCTGACCTCCGTACGCCAGCCGACCGCCGAAGTGTCGCGGCGAGCCGGTGAGCTGCTGCTCGACGAGTGCGACCACCCGGCCGACCACCGGCACCAGCAGCTGGTCTTCAAGCCGGAACTGGTCGTACGAGAATCGACCCATGGCTGA
- a CDS encoding DUF3631 domain-containing protein, whose protein sequence is MLDAIRTAVTRYVVMPSPATTDAVTLWIAATHAQPAWAHAPRLVIRGPERRCGKSRLLDVVEALSRDPLLTVNASAAAVYRSVSVDPPVILVDEADTIFGAKAEGNEDLRGLLNAGHQRNRPAVRYDAATNSVQHLETFAMAALAGIGQMPDTIEDRAIIVRMRRRAAGEDVATFRYKRDRQPLRAFATKLTNWLRADLKALERIEPEMPIEDRAADTWEPLVIVADHAGGDWPERARTAAKTLTQQASDDGQVSDRVRLLADCRTAFGVDTALSTAALLDRLKANPEAPWSEYGPNGLTAMRLGNILREYEIRSGNIRFPDGKQAKGYQRVDFNDAWKRYCPRALAAVPDATSGGDAVQAVPASFSQVRAGTP, encoded by the coding sequence ATGCTCGACGCCATTCGTACGGCCGTCACCCGGTACGTAGTGATGCCGAGTCCGGCGACCACCGATGCCGTCACACTGTGGATCGCCGCAACGCACGCTCAACCGGCCTGGGCTCACGCCCCGCGGCTTGTCATCCGTGGCCCGGAACGGCGCTGCGGAAAGTCCCGGCTGCTCGATGTCGTCGAGGCCCTGAGCCGCGACCCGCTGCTGACCGTCAACGCGTCCGCCGCTGCTGTTTATCGGTCCGTGAGCGTTGATCCGCCGGTCATCCTGGTCGATGAGGCTGACACGATTTTCGGTGCCAAGGCTGAGGGAAACGAAGACTTGCGGGGCCTGCTCAACGCTGGTCATCAGCGCAATCGGCCGGCCGTGCGGTACGACGCTGCGACCAATAGCGTGCAGCACCTGGAAACGTTCGCGATGGCCGCGCTCGCTGGCATCGGCCAGATGCCCGACACCATCGAAGACCGCGCCATCATCGTGCGGATGCGCCGCCGCGCGGCCGGTGAGGACGTGGCGACCTTCCGGTACAAGCGCGACCGCCAGCCGCTGCGCGCGTTCGCGACCAAACTGACCAACTGGCTGCGGGCCGACCTGAAAGCCCTTGAACGCATTGAGCCAGAAATGCCGATCGAAGACCGCGCCGCTGACACCTGGGAACCGCTGGTGATCGTCGCCGACCACGCCGGAGGGGACTGGCCGGAGCGTGCCCGTACGGCCGCCAAGACGCTCACGCAGCAGGCCAGCGACGACGGCCAGGTCTCTGACAGGGTGCGGCTGCTGGCCGATTGTCGTACCGCTTTTGGCGTCGACACGGCGCTTTCCACGGCCGCACTGCTGGATCGGCTCAAAGCCAACCCAGAAGCGCCATGGAGCGAGTACGGGCCGAACGGCCTGACCGCGATGCGGTTGGGAAACATCCTGCGCGAGTACGAGATTCGGTCCGGCAACATCCGGTTCCCGGACGGAAAACAGGCCAAGGGCTATCAGCGCGTCGACTTCAACGACGCCTGGAAACGGTACTGCCCCCGCGCGCTCGCAGCTGTTCCGGATGCCACTTCCGGAGGGGACGCCGTCCAAGCCGTCCCAGCATCATTTTCGCAGGTCAGGGCTGGGACGCCTTAA
- a CDS encoding creatininase family protein — MDLFTTATSTDEYGRDSRIAVLPVGSFEQHGDHLPLATDTIVACLIAKRIAKAHSLFLLPPVTMSCSHEHEGFPGTVSISAKTLMAVVDDVRASLARAGIRRLVIVNGHGGNYVLSNVVQEANVDGPCVSLFPGRADWETARRYAGLTTTDGEDMHGGEMETSLLMAECPEYVRPTYLTSDYHAAERPHLLVVGMRGYTPSGIIGRSSEATPDKGKDLLDSLTESFADHLRVLALQPAPVPGGTLPGLVSVHCDGPRGEVFGVRISGS, encoded by the coding sequence GTGGACCTCTTCACGACAGCGACGTCGACTGATGAGTACGGCCGCGATTCCCGGATAGCCGTGCTGCCGGTCGGCAGCTTCGAGCAGCACGGCGATCATCTGCCACTGGCGACCGACACGATCGTCGCGTGCCTGATCGCCAAGCGGATCGCGAAGGCGCACAGCCTGTTCCTGCTTCCTCCGGTCACCATGTCGTGCTCGCACGAGCACGAGGGCTTCCCCGGCACGGTCAGCATTTCCGCGAAGACCCTGATGGCCGTCGTCGACGACGTACGGGCCAGCCTGGCCAGGGCCGGCATCCGCCGGCTGGTGATCGTCAACGGCCACGGCGGCAACTACGTGCTGTCCAACGTGGTCCAGGAGGCCAACGTGGACGGCCCCTGCGTCAGCCTCTTCCCCGGCCGCGCCGACTGGGAGACGGCCCGCCGATACGCCGGCCTGACCACCACCGACGGCGAGGACATGCACGGCGGCGAGATGGAGACCTCGCTGCTGATGGCCGAATGCCCGGAGTACGTCCGGCCGACGTACCTGACCAGCGACTACCACGCCGCCGAGCGGCCGCACCTGCTGGTCGTCGGGATGCGGGGCTACACGCCGAGCGGCATCATCGGCCGATCGTCGGAGGCCACCCCGGACAAGGGCAAGGACCTGCTGGACAGCCTGACCGAGTCGTTCGCCGACCACCTGCGGGTGCTCGCGTTGCAGCCGGCACCGGTGCCAGGGGGGACCCTCCCCGGGCTAGTGTCGGTGCATTGCGACGGTCCCCGTGGAGAGGTTTTCGGTGTCCGAATCAGCGGATCCTAG
- a CDS encoding nucleoside deaminase, translating to MRRALAAGAGASATGDVPIGAVVFDAAGAEIAFAGNEREATGDPTAHAEIVAMRRAADVLGSWRLAGCTLVVTLEPCTMCAGALVLARVERLVFGAWDPKAGAVGSLFDVVRDRRLNHRPEVVGGVLEAECAASLRDFFRDHR from the coding sequence ATGCGGCGCGCGCTGGCGGCCGGCGCCGGCGCATCGGCCACCGGCGACGTACCGATCGGCGCGGTCGTCTTCGACGCGGCCGGCGCCGAGATCGCCTTTGCCGGCAACGAACGGGAAGCGACTGGTGATCCAACCGCACACGCCGAGATCGTCGCGATGCGGCGCGCTGCCGACGTGCTCGGCAGCTGGCGACTGGCCGGCTGCACGCTGGTCGTCACCCTCGAGCCATGCACGATGTGCGCCGGCGCGCTCGTACTCGCGCGGGTCGAGCGGCTGGTTTTCGGTGCCTGGGACCCGAAAGCAGGTGCGGTCGGGTCGCTCTTCGACGTCGTACGCGACCGCCGTCTCAACCACCGGCCCGAGGTGGTCGGCGGAGTCCTTGAGGCCGAATGTGCGGCCTCTCTGCGCGACTTTTTCCGCGACCACCGCTAA
- a CDS encoding alpha/beta fold hydrolase, translating to MVEVIRSGKPTNATLVLLPSLGSGPEMWNLDAFTRDFHVVAPELPGFGGFSGRGPFRFDDAASFVADLIGTDRGPAFVCGLSLGAMVALQLAVDHPDRVRGLILASATARPSPAAYRMRTAVMHATPTRRLTRPGYPRAALMAGWREIGTADFRPLLVRVTAPTLVLAGGRDRAGVRAGKALAFGIPGATFRVLPKAGPLLHQPDPTEFVSAVTAFCEAIPEPKV from the coding sequence GTGGTCGAGGTCATCAGGAGCGGCAAGCCGACGAACGCGACGCTGGTGTTGCTCCCCAGCCTCGGTTCCGGGCCCGAGATGTGGAATCTCGACGCCTTCACCCGGGATTTTCACGTGGTGGCACCGGAGTTGCCGGGGTTCGGCGGTTTCAGCGGGCGCGGTCCGTTTCGCTTCGACGACGCCGCGAGTTTCGTCGCCGACCTGATCGGCACCGACCGCGGTCCGGCTTTTGTCTGTGGCCTGTCGCTCGGCGCGATGGTGGCGCTGCAATTGGCCGTCGACCATCCTGACCGCGTACGCGGCCTGATCCTGGCCAGCGCCACCGCTCGGCCGAGCCCGGCCGCGTATCGGATGCGTACGGCTGTCATGCACGCCACTCCGACCCGCCGGCTCACCCGACCCGGCTATCCGCGCGCCGCGCTGATGGCCGGCTGGCGCGAGATCGGCACCGCCGACTTCCGTCCGCTGCTCGTCCGGGTCACCGCGCCGACGCTGGTGCTTGCCGGCGGCCGCGACCGCGCTGGCGTACGTGCTGGAAAGGCGCTCGCCTTCGGCATCCCCGGCGCGACCTTCCGCGTGCTGCCCAAGGCCGGCCCGCTGCTCCACCAACCCGACCCGACCGAGTTCGTCTCGGCCGTCACCGCCTTCTGCGAGGCGATCCCGGAGCCTAAGGTCTGA
- a CDS encoding HAD-IIA family hydrolase, whose product MADRGPTECWLTDMDGVLVHEGVAVPGAGEFLRLLRETERRFLVLTNNSIYTPRDLHARLQRSGLDVPADNIYTSALATAQFLDTQRPNGTAFVIGEAGLTTALHEIGYVLTDTDPDYVVLGETRTYSFSSITQAIRLIDNGARFIATNPDPIGPSNEGSLPATGSVAALITKATRVEPYFVGKPNPLMMRSALNTVQGHSETTAMIGDRMDTDVIAGIEAGLETILVLTGVTAKAEVERFPYRPSRVIASIADLIDEVRP is encoded by the coding sequence ATGGCTGACCGCGGTCCGACCGAATGCTGGCTCACCGACATGGACGGCGTGCTCGTCCACGAAGGCGTCGCCGTGCCGGGTGCCGGCGAGTTTTTGCGGCTGTTGAGGGAGACCGAGCGGCGTTTCCTGGTGCTGACGAACAACTCGATCTACACGCCGCGCGATCTGCACGCCAGGCTGCAGCGGTCCGGCCTGGACGTGCCGGCGGACAACATCTACACGTCGGCGCTGGCGACGGCGCAGTTTCTGGACACACAGCGGCCGAATGGTACGGCGTTCGTGATCGGTGAGGCGGGGCTCACGACCGCCCTGCACGAGATCGGGTACGTGCTGACCGACACCGACCCGGACTACGTCGTGCTCGGCGAGACGCGGACATACAGCTTCTCGTCCATCACCCAGGCCATCCGCCTGATCGACAACGGGGCGCGGTTCATCGCGACCAACCCCGATCCGATCGGGCCGTCCAACGAGGGCTCACTGCCCGCCACCGGCTCGGTCGCCGCGCTGATCACCAAGGCGACCCGTGTCGAGCCGTACTTCGTCGGCAAGCCCAACCCGCTGATGATGCGCAGCGCGCTCAACACCGTGCAGGGCCACAGCGAGACGACCGCGATGATCGGCGACCGGATGGACACCGACGTGATCGCCGGCATCGAGGCGGGCCTGGAGACGATCCTGGTGCTCACCGGCGTCACCGCGAAAGCGGAGGTGGAACGCTTTCCCTATCGGCCGTCCCGGGTGATCGCCTCGATCGCCGACCTCATCGACGAGGTCAGACCTTAG
- a CDS encoding helix-turn-helix domain-containing protein encodes MSPEFWATDQMRDALASRDMGVVVRAYRRHPSHGPRPLSQARLCRWLGITQGQLSRIETGHNRVRELDKLIDYARCLRIPSELLWFDVDDQPTRERPDQQAGTMIPLPGGPMVSAAASRTEPALAESLLGTLRQYATTDNIAGPRSLLAVVPQQVAFIERLLDGTVGRGRVDLLKAGARFAEFAGWLYQDVGDLRSAMQWTSGALDMADEANDRHLASYIRMRKSNIASDARKPDLALALARAALQTPQVLAPQVRAVALRQEAYAHALKNNHDACARALEQAFRYAVNGKEAGTSNESSDLANYCTTEYLEMEAAHCWVELNKPKKAISTLQEGLAAWQPTFRRDLGLCLARLGVAHARDNEPEHAVTVAEHSIAIAAQTRSHRTEKQLRRIHDILLAGGARGEAQRLQHALAAL; translated from the coding sequence ATGAGCCCGGAGTTCTGGGCCACCGACCAGATGCGCGACGCGCTCGCCAGCCGCGACATGGGCGTCGTGGTGCGCGCGTACCGTCGCCATCCGTCACACGGCCCGCGGCCGCTCTCGCAGGCCCGGCTGTGCCGTTGGCTGGGGATCACCCAGGGCCAGCTGAGCCGGATCGAGACCGGTCACAACCGGGTCCGTGAGCTGGACAAGCTGATCGACTACGCGCGTTGCCTGCGGATCCCCAGCGAGCTGCTGTGGTTCGACGTCGACGACCAGCCGACCAGGGAACGTCCGGACCAGCAGGCCGGCACGATGATCCCGCTGCCCGGCGGTCCGATGGTGTCGGCGGCGGCCAGCCGCACCGAGCCGGCACTCGCCGAGTCGCTGCTCGGCACGCTGCGCCAGTACGCGACGACCGACAACATCGCCGGTCCGCGCTCGCTGCTGGCCGTGGTGCCGCAGCAGGTGGCGTTCATCGAGCGGCTGCTGGACGGCACCGTCGGCCGCGGCCGCGTCGACCTGCTCAAGGCCGGCGCGCGGTTCGCCGAGTTCGCCGGCTGGCTCTACCAGGACGTCGGCGACCTGCGGTCGGCGATGCAGTGGACCTCCGGTGCCCTGGACATGGCCGACGAGGCCAACGACCGGCACCTCGCGTCGTACATCCGGATGCGTAAGAGCAACATCGCCAGCGACGCGCGCAAGCCCGACCTGGCTCTCGCGCTCGCGCGGGCTGCACTGCAGACCCCGCAGGTGCTGGCGCCGCAGGTGCGCGCGGTGGCGTTGCGCCAGGAGGCGTACGCACACGCGCTGAAGAACAACCACGACGCCTGCGCGCGAGCCCTGGAGCAGGCGTTCCGATACGCGGTGAACGGCAAAGAGGCCGGCACCAGCAACGAGTCGTCGGATCTGGCCAACTACTGCACCACCGAATACCTGGAGATGGAAGCGGCGCACTGTTGGGTCGAGCTCAACAAGCCGAAGAAGGCCATCTCCACCCTGCAGGAGGGCCTGGCCGCCTGGCAGCCGACCTTCCGGCGCGACCTGGGGCTGTGCCTGGCGCGGCTCGGTGTGGCGCACGCGCGCGACAACGAGCCGGAGCACGCGGTGACGGTGGCCGAGCACTCGATCGCCATCGCCGCGCAGACGCGGTCGCATCGCACCGAGAAGCAGTTGCGGCGGATCCACGACATTCTCCTCGCTGGCGGTGCTCGCGGCGAGGCCCAGCGACTACAGCACGCTCTCGCCGCGTTGTAA